The bacterium genome has a window encoding:
- a CDS encoding GTP-binding protein has protein sequence MARAKFERTKEHVNVGTIGHVDHGKTTLTAAITEILSKKGLADYVPFDQI, from the coding sequence ATGGCTCGCGCAAAGTTCGAACGGACGAAGGAACACGTGAACGTGGGGACGATCGGTCACGTGGACCACGGCAAGACGACGCTGACGGCGGCGATCACGGAGATCCTGTCGAAGAAGGGCCTGGCGGACTACGTTCCGTTCGACCAGATC